A window of the Canis lupus baileyi chromosome 1, mCanLup2.hap1, whole genome shotgun sequence genome harbors these coding sequences:
- the ZNF446 gene encoding zinc finger protein 446 isoform X5 translates to MPSPLGRPRLPSVDPVAILEEPEAARLRFRGFCYQEVAGPREALARLRELCHQWLRPEACSKEQMLELLVLEQFLGTLPPEIQAWVRGQRPGSPEEAVALVEGLQHDPGQLLGWITAHVLKQVVLPTAQKTEESLGRSHPLGTVELLSATSGEGSQDIQMERSAQLSCSVKEEPDADGQEMAPSSPQNPAQSQEGHPGHREPTSTSFHPPRIQEEWGLLDPSQKELYWDAMLEKYGTVVSLAGIPAPQPEAQAELEPGALRTGTESLHLGDENESHCEGPSRCPEDQPPRGLGSVTWEGPSVASMSARAVLGAGLEPGAPRRKPYTCELCGRGFDWKSVFVIHHRTHADGQGTQAPALTVGGAQKLPQGSREPGTPRHPRRVLPCPRSYACEECGCSFSWKSQLVIHRKSHAGQRRHFCGDCGRGFDWKSQLVIHRKSHQPEAP, encoded by the exons ATGCCATCCCCACTGGGCCGCCCACGCCTGCCCTCTGTGGATCCTGTGGCCATCCTGGAGGAGCCTGAGGCAGCACGCCTGCGCTTCCGGGGGTTCTGCTACCAGGAGGTGgcaggtccccgtgaggccctggCCCGGCTTCGAGAGCTGTGCCACCAGTGGTTGCGACCGGAGGCATGCTCCAAGGAGCAGAtgctggagctgctggtgctggAGCAGTTTCTGGGCACACTGCCTCCTGAGATTCAGGCCTGGGTGCGGGGCCAGCGGCCAGgcagtcctgaggaggctgtagCCCTGGTTGAGGGCCTGCAACATGACCCTGGGCAGCTGCTGGGCTGG ATCACAGCCCATGTCCTGAAGCAAGTGGTGCTCCCAACAGCACAGAAGACAGAGGAATCCTTGGGGAGATCCCACCCCTTAGGGACAGTGGAGCTCCTCAGTGCCACCTCTGGGGAGGGATCACAGGACATTCAGATGGAGCGGTCTGCCCAGCTTAGCTGCAGTGTGAAGGAGGAGCCAGATGCTGATGGGCAGGAGATGG CACCTTCCAGCCCCCAAAATCCAGCCCAGTCCCAAGAGGGACACCCTGGACACAGGGAACCAACTTCCacatccttccacccacccagGATTCAG GAGGAGTGGGGGCTACTGGACCCGTCACAGAAGGAATTGTACTGGGATGCAATGCTGGAGAAATACGGCACGGTGGTCTCCCTGG CAGGAATACCAGCCCCCCAGCCAGAGGCACAGGCTGAGTTGGAGCCGGGGGCATTGCGTACAGGGACAGAGAGTCTCCACCTGG GAGATGAGAATGAGAGCCACTGCGAGGGTCCATCCCGCTGCCCAGAGGACCAGCCACCCCGGGGCTTGGGGTCTGTTACTTGGGAGGGCCCGTCTGTGGCCTCTATGTCTGCCAGGGCAGTGCTGGGAGCAGGGCTGGAGCCTGGCGCCCCTCGGAGGAAGCCTTATACCTGTGAGCTGTGCGGCCGAGGCTTCGACTGGAAATCGGTGTTTGTCATCCACCACCGGACACATGCAGATGGGCAGGGTACACAGGCACCAGCGCTGACTGTGGGTGGTGCTCAGAAGCTGCCACAGGGTTCCCGGGAGCCAGGCACACCACGTCACCCCCGACGCGTGCTCCCATGCCCCCGGAGCTATGCATGTGAGGAGTGTGGGTGCAGCTTCAGCTGGAAGTCGCAGCTGGTCATCCACCGCAAGAGCCATGCAGGCCAGCGGCGCCACTTCTGTGGAGACTGTGGCCGTGGCTTCGATTGGAAGTCCCAGCTGGTCATCCACAGGAAGAGCCACCAGCCCGAAGCCCCATGA
- the ZNF446 gene encoding zinc finger protein 446 isoform X2 produces MRRILTYRPSRPLVPLVGYRKTPSTMPSPLGRPRLPSVDPVAILEEPEAARLRFRGFCYQEVAGPREALARLRELCHQWLRPEACSKEQMLELLVLEQFLGTLPPEIQAWVRGQRPGSPEEAVALVEGLQHDPGQLLGWITAHVLKQVVLPTAQKTEESLGRSHPLGTVELLSATSGEGSQDIQMERSAQLSCSVKEEPDADGQEMAPSSPQNPAQSQEGHPGHREPTSTSFHPPRIQEEWGLLDPSQKELYWDAMLEKYGTVVSLGIPAPQPEAQAELEPGALRTGTESLHLGDENESHCEGPSRCPEDQPPRGLGSVTWEGPSVASMSARAVLGAGLEPGAPRRKPYTCELCGRGFDWKSVFVIHHRTHADGQGTQAPALTVGGAQKLPQGSREPGTPRHPRRVLPCPRSYACEECGCSFSWKSQLVIHRKSHAGQRRHFCGDCGRGFDWKSQLVIHRKSHQPEAP; encoded by the exons ATGCGCAGGATCCTAACATACCGTCCATCACGGCCGTTG GTCCCTCTTGTTGGCTACAGGAAGACACCCAGTACAATGCCATCCCCACTGGGCCGCCCACGCCTGCCCTCTGTGGATCCTGTGGCCATCCTGGAGGAGCCTGAGGCAGCACGCCTGCGCTTCCGGGGGTTCTGCTACCAGGAGGTGgcaggtccccgtgaggccctggCCCGGCTTCGAGAGCTGTGCCACCAGTGGTTGCGACCGGAGGCATGCTCCAAGGAGCAGAtgctggagctgctggtgctggAGCAGTTTCTGGGCACACTGCCTCCTGAGATTCAGGCCTGGGTGCGGGGCCAGCGGCCAGgcagtcctgaggaggctgtagCCCTGGTTGAGGGCCTGCAACATGACCCTGGGCAGCTGCTGGGCTGG ATCACAGCCCATGTCCTGAAGCAAGTGGTGCTCCCAACAGCACAGAAGACAGAGGAATCCTTGGGGAGATCCCACCCCTTAGGGACAGTGGAGCTCCTCAGTGCCACCTCTGGGGAGGGATCACAGGACATTCAGATGGAGCGGTCTGCCCAGCTTAGCTGCAGTGTGAAGGAGGAGCCAGATGCTGATGGGCAGGAGATGG CACCTTCCAGCCCCCAAAATCCAGCCCAGTCCCAAGAGGGACACCCTGGACACAGGGAACCAACTTCCacatccttccacccacccagGATTCAG GAGGAGTGGGGGCTACTGGACCCGTCACAGAAGGAATTGTACTGGGATGCAATGCTGGAGAAATACGGCACGGTGGTCTCCCTGG GAATACCAGCCCCCCAGCCAGAGGCACAGGCTGAGTTGGAGCCGGGGGCATTGCGTACAGGGACAGAGAGTCTCCACCTGG GAGATGAGAATGAGAGCCACTGCGAGGGTCCATCCCGCTGCCCAGAGGACCAGCCACCCCGGGGCTTGGGGTCTGTTACTTGGGAGGGCCCGTCTGTGGCCTCTATGTCTGCCAGGGCAGTGCTGGGAGCAGGGCTGGAGCCTGGCGCCCCTCGGAGGAAGCCTTATACCTGTGAGCTGTGCGGCCGAGGCTTCGACTGGAAATCGGTGTTTGTCATCCACCACCGGACACATGCAGATGGGCAGGGTACACAGGCACCAGCGCTGACTGTGGGTGGTGCTCAGAAGCTGCCACAGGGTTCCCGGGAGCCAGGCACACCACGTCACCCCCGACGCGTGCTCCCATGCCCCCGGAGCTATGCATGTGAGGAGTGTGGGTGCAGCTTCAGCTGGAAGTCGCAGCTGGTCATCCACCGCAAGAGCCATGCAGGCCAGCGGCGCCACTTCTGTGGAGACTGTGGCCGTGGCTTCGATTGGAAGTCCCAGCTGGTCATCCACAGGAAGAGCCACCAGCCCGAAGCCCCATGA
- the ZNF446 gene encoding zinc finger protein 446 isoform X1 produces MRRILTYRPSRPLVPLVGYRKTPSTMPSPLGRPRLPSVDPVAILEEPEAARLRFRGFCYQEVAGPREALARLRELCHQWLRPEACSKEQMLELLVLEQFLGTLPPEIQAWVRGQRPGSPEEAVALVEGLQHDPGQLLGWITAHVLKQVVLPTAQKTEESLGRSHPLGTVELLSATSGEGSQDIQMERSAQLSCSVKEEPDADGQEMAPSSPQNPAQSQEGHPGHREPTSTSFHPPRIQEEWGLLDPSQKELYWDAMLEKYGTVVSLAGIPAPQPEAQAELEPGALRTGTESLHLGDENESHCEGPSRCPEDQPPRGLGSVTWEGPSVASMSARAVLGAGLEPGAPRRKPYTCELCGRGFDWKSVFVIHHRTHADGQGTQAPALTVGGAQKLPQGSREPGTPRHPRRVLPCPRSYACEECGCSFSWKSQLVIHRKSHAGQRRHFCGDCGRGFDWKSQLVIHRKSHQPEAP; encoded by the exons ATGCGCAGGATCCTAACATACCGTCCATCACGGCCGTTG GTCCCTCTTGTTGGCTACAGGAAGACACCCAGTACAATGCCATCCCCACTGGGCCGCCCACGCCTGCCCTCTGTGGATCCTGTGGCCATCCTGGAGGAGCCTGAGGCAGCACGCCTGCGCTTCCGGGGGTTCTGCTACCAGGAGGTGgcaggtccccgtgaggccctggCCCGGCTTCGAGAGCTGTGCCACCAGTGGTTGCGACCGGAGGCATGCTCCAAGGAGCAGAtgctggagctgctggtgctggAGCAGTTTCTGGGCACACTGCCTCCTGAGATTCAGGCCTGGGTGCGGGGCCAGCGGCCAGgcagtcctgaggaggctgtagCCCTGGTTGAGGGCCTGCAACATGACCCTGGGCAGCTGCTGGGCTGG ATCACAGCCCATGTCCTGAAGCAAGTGGTGCTCCCAACAGCACAGAAGACAGAGGAATCCTTGGGGAGATCCCACCCCTTAGGGACAGTGGAGCTCCTCAGTGCCACCTCTGGGGAGGGATCACAGGACATTCAGATGGAGCGGTCTGCCCAGCTTAGCTGCAGTGTGAAGGAGGAGCCAGATGCTGATGGGCAGGAGATGG CACCTTCCAGCCCCCAAAATCCAGCCCAGTCCCAAGAGGGACACCCTGGACACAGGGAACCAACTTCCacatccttccacccacccagGATTCAG GAGGAGTGGGGGCTACTGGACCCGTCACAGAAGGAATTGTACTGGGATGCAATGCTGGAGAAATACGGCACGGTGGTCTCCCTGG CAGGAATACCAGCCCCCCAGCCAGAGGCACAGGCTGAGTTGGAGCCGGGGGCATTGCGTACAGGGACAGAGAGTCTCCACCTGG GAGATGAGAATGAGAGCCACTGCGAGGGTCCATCCCGCTGCCCAGAGGACCAGCCACCCCGGGGCTTGGGGTCTGTTACTTGGGAGGGCCCGTCTGTGGCCTCTATGTCTGCCAGGGCAGTGCTGGGAGCAGGGCTGGAGCCTGGCGCCCCTCGGAGGAAGCCTTATACCTGTGAGCTGTGCGGCCGAGGCTTCGACTGGAAATCGGTGTTTGTCATCCACCACCGGACACATGCAGATGGGCAGGGTACACAGGCACCAGCGCTGACTGTGGGTGGTGCTCAGAAGCTGCCACAGGGTTCCCGGGAGCCAGGCACACCACGTCACCCCCGACGCGTGCTCCCATGCCCCCGGAGCTATGCATGTGAGGAGTGTGGGTGCAGCTTCAGCTGGAAGTCGCAGCTGGTCATCCACCGCAAGAGCCATGCAGGCCAGCGGCGCCACTTCTGTGGAGACTGTGGCCGTGGCTTCGATTGGAAGTCCCAGCTGGTCATCCACAGGAAGAGCCACCAGCCCGAAGCCCCATGA
- the ZNF446 gene encoding zinc finger protein 446 isoform X3: MRRILTYRPSRPLVPLVGYRKTPSTMPSPLGRPRLPSVDPVAILEEPEAARLRFRGFCYQEVAGPREALARLRELCHQWLRPEACSKEQMLELLVLEQFLGTLPPEIQAWVRGQRPGSPEEAVALVEGLQHDPGQLLGWITAHVLKQVVLPTAQKTEESLGRSHPLGTVELLSATSGEGSQDIQMERSAQLSCSVKEEPDADGQEMAPSSPQNPAQSQEGHPGHREPTSTSFHPPRIQEWGLLDPSQKELYWDAMLEKYGTVVSLAGIPAPQPEAQAELEPGALRTGTESLHLGDENESHCEGPSRCPEDQPPRGLGSVTWEGPSVASMSARAVLGAGLEPGAPRRKPYTCELCGRGFDWKSVFVIHHRTHADGQGTQAPALTVGGAQKLPQGSREPGTPRHPRRVLPCPRSYACEECGCSFSWKSQLVIHRKSHAGQRRHFCGDCGRGFDWKSQLVIHRKSHQPEAP; the protein is encoded by the exons ATGCGCAGGATCCTAACATACCGTCCATCACGGCCGTTG GTCCCTCTTGTTGGCTACAGGAAGACACCCAGTACAATGCCATCCCCACTGGGCCGCCCACGCCTGCCCTCTGTGGATCCTGTGGCCATCCTGGAGGAGCCTGAGGCAGCACGCCTGCGCTTCCGGGGGTTCTGCTACCAGGAGGTGgcaggtccccgtgaggccctggCCCGGCTTCGAGAGCTGTGCCACCAGTGGTTGCGACCGGAGGCATGCTCCAAGGAGCAGAtgctggagctgctggtgctggAGCAGTTTCTGGGCACACTGCCTCCTGAGATTCAGGCCTGGGTGCGGGGCCAGCGGCCAGgcagtcctgaggaggctgtagCCCTGGTTGAGGGCCTGCAACATGACCCTGGGCAGCTGCTGGGCTGG ATCACAGCCCATGTCCTGAAGCAAGTGGTGCTCCCAACAGCACAGAAGACAGAGGAATCCTTGGGGAGATCCCACCCCTTAGGGACAGTGGAGCTCCTCAGTGCCACCTCTGGGGAGGGATCACAGGACATTCAGATGGAGCGGTCTGCCCAGCTTAGCTGCAGTGTGAAGGAGGAGCCAGATGCTGATGGGCAGGAGATGG CACCTTCCAGCCCCCAAAATCCAGCCCAGTCCCAAGAGGGACACCCTGGACACAGGGAACCAACTTCCacatccttccacccacccagGATTCAG GAGTGGGGGCTACTGGACCCGTCACAGAAGGAATTGTACTGGGATGCAATGCTGGAGAAATACGGCACGGTGGTCTCCCTGG CAGGAATACCAGCCCCCCAGCCAGAGGCACAGGCTGAGTTGGAGCCGGGGGCATTGCGTACAGGGACAGAGAGTCTCCACCTGG GAGATGAGAATGAGAGCCACTGCGAGGGTCCATCCCGCTGCCCAGAGGACCAGCCACCCCGGGGCTTGGGGTCTGTTACTTGGGAGGGCCCGTCTGTGGCCTCTATGTCTGCCAGGGCAGTGCTGGGAGCAGGGCTGGAGCCTGGCGCCCCTCGGAGGAAGCCTTATACCTGTGAGCTGTGCGGCCGAGGCTTCGACTGGAAATCGGTGTTTGTCATCCACCACCGGACACATGCAGATGGGCAGGGTACACAGGCACCAGCGCTGACTGTGGGTGGTGCTCAGAAGCTGCCACAGGGTTCCCGGGAGCCAGGCACACCACGTCACCCCCGACGCGTGCTCCCATGCCCCCGGAGCTATGCATGTGAGGAGTGTGGGTGCAGCTTCAGCTGGAAGTCGCAGCTGGTCATCCACCGCAAGAGCCATGCAGGCCAGCGGCGCCACTTCTGTGGAGACTGTGGCCGTGGCTTCGATTGGAAGTCCCAGCTGGTCATCCACAGGAAGAGCCACCAGCCCGAAGCCCCATGA
- the ZNF446 gene encoding zinc finger protein 446 isoform X4, with translation MRRILTYRPSRPLVPLVGYRKTPSTMPSPLGRPRLPSVDPVAILEEPEAARLRFRGFCYQEVAGPREALARLRELCHQWLRPEACSKEQMLELLVLEQFLGTLPPEIQAWVRGQRPGSPEEAVALVEGLQHDPGQLLGWITAHVLKQVVLPTAQKTEESLGRSHPLGTVELLSATSGEGSQDIQMERSAQLSCSVKEEPDADGQEMAPSSPQNPAQSQEGHPGHREPTSTSFHPPRIQEWGLLDPSQKELYWDAMLEKYGTVVSLGIPAPQPEAQAELEPGALRTGTESLHLGDENESHCEGPSRCPEDQPPRGLGSVTWEGPSVASMSARAVLGAGLEPGAPRRKPYTCELCGRGFDWKSVFVIHHRTHADGQGTQAPALTVGGAQKLPQGSREPGTPRHPRRVLPCPRSYACEECGCSFSWKSQLVIHRKSHAGQRRHFCGDCGRGFDWKSQLVIHRKSHQPEAP, from the exons ATGCGCAGGATCCTAACATACCGTCCATCACGGCCGTTG GTCCCTCTTGTTGGCTACAGGAAGACACCCAGTACAATGCCATCCCCACTGGGCCGCCCACGCCTGCCCTCTGTGGATCCTGTGGCCATCCTGGAGGAGCCTGAGGCAGCACGCCTGCGCTTCCGGGGGTTCTGCTACCAGGAGGTGgcaggtccccgtgaggccctggCCCGGCTTCGAGAGCTGTGCCACCAGTGGTTGCGACCGGAGGCATGCTCCAAGGAGCAGAtgctggagctgctggtgctggAGCAGTTTCTGGGCACACTGCCTCCTGAGATTCAGGCCTGGGTGCGGGGCCAGCGGCCAGgcagtcctgaggaggctgtagCCCTGGTTGAGGGCCTGCAACATGACCCTGGGCAGCTGCTGGGCTGG ATCACAGCCCATGTCCTGAAGCAAGTGGTGCTCCCAACAGCACAGAAGACAGAGGAATCCTTGGGGAGATCCCACCCCTTAGGGACAGTGGAGCTCCTCAGTGCCACCTCTGGGGAGGGATCACAGGACATTCAGATGGAGCGGTCTGCCCAGCTTAGCTGCAGTGTGAAGGAGGAGCCAGATGCTGATGGGCAGGAGATGG CACCTTCCAGCCCCCAAAATCCAGCCCAGTCCCAAGAGGGACACCCTGGACACAGGGAACCAACTTCCacatccttccacccacccagGATTCAG GAGTGGGGGCTACTGGACCCGTCACAGAAGGAATTGTACTGGGATGCAATGCTGGAGAAATACGGCACGGTGGTCTCCCTGG GAATACCAGCCCCCCAGCCAGAGGCACAGGCTGAGTTGGAGCCGGGGGCATTGCGTACAGGGACAGAGAGTCTCCACCTGG GAGATGAGAATGAGAGCCACTGCGAGGGTCCATCCCGCTGCCCAGAGGACCAGCCACCCCGGGGCTTGGGGTCTGTTACTTGGGAGGGCCCGTCTGTGGCCTCTATGTCTGCCAGGGCAGTGCTGGGAGCAGGGCTGGAGCCTGGCGCCCCTCGGAGGAAGCCTTATACCTGTGAGCTGTGCGGCCGAGGCTTCGACTGGAAATCGGTGTTTGTCATCCACCACCGGACACATGCAGATGGGCAGGGTACACAGGCACCAGCGCTGACTGTGGGTGGTGCTCAGAAGCTGCCACAGGGTTCCCGGGAGCCAGGCACACCACGTCACCCCCGACGCGTGCTCCCATGCCCCCGGAGCTATGCATGTGAGGAGTGTGGGTGCAGCTTCAGCTGGAAGTCGCAGCTGGTCATCCACCGCAAGAGCCATGCAGGCCAGCGGCGCCACTTCTGTGGAGACTGTGGCCGTGGCTTCGATTGGAAGTCCCAGCTGGTCATCCACAGGAAGAGCCACCAGCCCGAAGCCCCATGA